The following are encoded in a window of Corynebacterium argentoratense DSM 44202 genomic DNA:
- a CDS encoding sugar ABC transporter substrate-binding protein produces the protein MTTFSRTKLTAKLATALGAVALVTAGCSVCSPTGGAPVGGAASGGAGGGVDTDRAVVAMVSHGAPGDTFWDLVRKGAEDAAKKDNIELRYSSDPQAPNQANLVQSAIDSGVDGIAVTLPNAQAIGPAAKAAVDAGIPVVGLNAGMNDYQDYGLTGFFGQDEKVAGTLAGERLKEEGAKKVLCVIHEQGNSSQEARCQGVKDGAGANVENLYVNGQDLTSVTSTIQAKLAQDPSVDYVMSLVAPVGLAAVNSVKDAGSQAKVATFDTNAELVEAIKDGRIRFAVDQQPYVQGYMAVDSLWLAMRNGSTIGGGRPVYTGPAFVDKGNVDKIEEAAKAGLR, from the coding sequence GTGACTACTTTTTCCCGCACGAAGCTCACCGCAAAGCTTGCCACTGCACTTGGGGCAGTGGCACTAGTGACCGCTGGCTGTTCAGTATGCTCACCCACCGGTGGTGCTCCCGTAGGTGGAGCCGCCTCTGGTGGGGCAGGAGGGGGTGTGGACACCGACCGCGCAGTGGTCGCCATGGTCAGCCATGGCGCGCCCGGTGACACCTTCTGGGACCTCGTGCGCAAGGGGGCCGAGGACGCAGCCAAGAAAGACAACATCGAACTGCGCTACTCGTCTGACCCTCAGGCACCCAACCAAGCCAACCTGGTGCAGTCGGCTATTGACTCCGGTGTCGACGGCATCGCGGTCACCCTGCCTAACGCCCAAGCTATTGGGCCTGCAGCCAAAGCCGCAGTTGATGCGGGCATCCCTGTCGTCGGGCTTAACGCTGGCATGAATGACTACCAAGACTATGGTCTCACCGGATTCTTCGGCCAAGACGAAAAAGTTGCCGGCACGCTCGCAGGCGAACGCCTCAAAGAAGAAGGCGCCAAAAAAGTACTCTGCGTCATTCACGAACAAGGCAACTCCTCCCAAGAAGCGCGCTGCCAGGGCGTCAAAGACGGTGCCGGCGCGAATGTTGAAAACCTGTACGTTAACGGTCAAGACCTGACCAGCGTGACGTCAACAATCCAAGCGAAGCTGGCACAGGATCCCAGCGTGGATTACGTCATGAGCTTGGTCGCCCCCGTCGGTCTGGCTGCGGTGAACTCCGTGAAGGACGCAGGCTCCCAAGCCAAGGTCGCTACCTTCGACACCAACGCTGAACTCGTAGAGGCCATCAAGGACGGGCGCATCCGCTTTGCTGTCGACCAGCAGCCCTACGTCCAGGGCTACATGGCTGTCGATTCCTTGTGGCTGGCGATGCGCAACGGCTCTACGATCGGCGGTGGACGTCCGGTCTACACTGGTCCGGCATTCGTCGATAAGGGCAACGTGGACAAGATCGAAGAAGCCGCGAAGGCCGGACTGCGATGA
- a CDS encoding ABC transporter permease, which translates to MSEALRRYKAQRHPAPESAPVAPVTKDGRAKERTLWGRIIRRPELASFLGAVLIFALFMVVAPPFRSLDAMATVLYASSTMGIMALAVGMLMIGDEFDLSSGVAVTSTALAASMINYNGHFNSWVGVVLSLFFALGIGAFNGFLVTRTGIPSFLITLSAFLSLQGLNLAITKMVAGTVATPTIADMAGFDTAHKVFASSFHIGSVSIKVTILWWVLFVAIASFVLYKTRFGNWVFAVGGDKNAAHAVGVPVNRVKIYLFMFVGFAAWFVGMHNLFAFDSIQAGQGVGNEFLYIIAAVIGGCALTGGKGTAVGTAIGALIFGMTNQGIVYAGWNPDWFKFFLGAMLLFAVLTNNAVSAVTEKR; encoded by the coding sequence ATGAGCGAAGCACTCCGACGCTACAAAGCGCAGCGCCACCCCGCGCCCGAATCCGCCCCGGTTGCACCCGTGACCAAAGACGGACGGGCGAAAGAACGCACCCTGTGGGGCCGCATCATCCGGCGCCCCGAACTCGCGTCCTTTCTCGGCGCGGTACTGATCTTCGCTCTGTTCATGGTGGTTGCCCCGCCGTTCAGGAGCTTGGACGCTATGGCCACCGTGCTGTACGCATCCTCCACCATGGGCATCATGGCTCTGGCAGTGGGCATGCTGATGATCGGTGACGAGTTCGACCTGTCCAGCGGCGTGGCGGTGACCTCCACGGCGTTGGCAGCGTCAATGATTAACTACAACGGCCACTTCAACTCGTGGGTTGGCGTGGTGCTGTCCCTCTTTTTCGCCCTGGGTATCGGTGCCTTCAATGGCTTCCTCGTGACCCGGACGGGTATCCCTAGCTTCCTGATTACCCTGTCTGCGTTCCTATCACTGCAGGGTCTGAACTTGGCTATCACCAAGATGGTCGCAGGTACTGTCGCGACCCCCACCATCGCCGACATGGCCGGTTTTGATACCGCGCACAAGGTGTTCGCATCTTCCTTCCACATCGGGTCGGTGTCGATCAAGGTCACCATCTTGTGGTGGGTCCTGTTTGTCGCCATCGCGAGTTTTGTTCTGTACAAGACCCGCTTTGGTAACTGGGTGTTCGCCGTCGGTGGCGACAAAAACGCCGCGCACGCCGTCGGTGTGCCCGTCAACCGCGTGAAGATTTACCTGTTCATGTTCGTCGGGTTTGCTGCGTGGTTTGTCGGTATGCACAACCTCTTCGCCTTCGACTCCATCCAGGCAGGCCAGGGCGTGGGCAATGAGTTCCTCTACATCATTGCCGCAGTCATCGGAGGTTGCGCGCTGACCGGTGGTAAAGGGACCGCAGTGGGTACCGCTATCGGCGCCCTCATTTTTGGCATGACCAACCAAGGTATCGTCTACGCCGGTTGGAACCCCGACTGGTTCAAGTTCTTCCTTGGCGCCATGCTGCTGTTCGCAGTCCTCACCAACAACGCTGTGTCCGCAGTGACGGAGAAACGCTAA
- a CDS encoding ATP-binding cassette domain-containing protein translates to MSTPNTTTNAVSDEQPIVCLRGVDKSYGHFDALSDINLEIYPGTVTCILGDNGAGKSTLIKILSGLHRATRGDVLVDGKEQIFKNPADALKAGIATVYQDLAVVPTMPVWRNFFLGQELVSQPFGRLKINEMRQICREQLGGLGIDIPDIDVQIRHLSGGQRQVVAISRAIYFGARVVILDEPTAALGVKQSGMVLKFVGEARERGIAVVLITHNPHHAHLVGDQFSILKLGRQVLSAPRDEVTLEELTQQMAGGGELEALEHELHR, encoded by the coding sequence ATGAGCACACCCAACACCACAACTAATGCTGTAAGCGACGAACAGCCGATCGTGTGCCTGCGCGGCGTCGACAAATCCTACGGCCACTTCGACGCCCTCAGCGATATCAACTTGGAGATTTACCCCGGCACCGTCACCTGCATCCTGGGTGACAACGGTGCGGGCAAATCAACTCTCATTAAGATTTTGTCCGGCCTGCACCGCGCTACACGCGGAGACGTGCTGGTCGATGGCAAAGAACAGATCTTCAAAAACCCCGCGGATGCTTTGAAAGCCGGCATCGCGACCGTGTATCAGGATCTCGCCGTGGTTCCCACCATGCCTGTGTGGCGCAACTTCTTCCTCGGACAAGAACTGGTCAGCCAACCATTCGGTCGACTGAAGATCAATGAAATGCGACAGATCTGCCGCGAGCAGCTCGGTGGTCTAGGCATCGACATCCCTGACATCGACGTGCAGATCCGCCACCTGTCCGGCGGACAGCGGCAGGTTGTGGCGATTTCGCGCGCGATCTACTTCGGCGCCCGCGTCGTCATTCTAGATGAGCCGACCGCCGCGCTCGGTGTGAAGCAGTCCGGGATGGTGCTGAAGTTCGTGGGGGAGGCGCGCGAGCGGGGCATCGCCGTCGTGCTGATCACCCACAACCCGCACCATGCGCATCTGGTGGGCGACCAGTTCAGCATCCTGAAGCTTGGGCGCCAGGTATTGTCCGCGCCCCGTGACGAGGTCACCCTCGAGGAGCTCACCCAGCAGATGGCCGGTGGTGGCGAGCTAGAGGCTCTAGAACACGAGCTGCACCGCTAA
- a CDS encoding nitroreductase family protein produces MSTDVYTAINNRRAIREYTTEPITQEVLDRVVSAALEAPSAFNLQLRDVVVVRDPEVKQALTDSSQQPQFAAADTVLVFVARAEAVPDDAAEILPADYLASVEKIKAAASPAALRENALKDAMLAAGFALVAASAEGLATSPTTGWDEEKVKEIIGLGGREDRAIGLVVAMGHPAATAKHPGRQASRRVEERYS; encoded by the coding sequence TTGTCTACCGATGTTTACACCGCCATCAATAATCGCCGCGCTATCCGCGAGTACACGACGGAGCCGATCACCCAGGAGGTCCTCGACCGCGTGGTGAGCGCGGCCCTCGAAGCGCCGAGTGCGTTTAACCTGCAGCTTCGTGACGTCGTGGTGGTGCGGGATCCGGAGGTTAAGCAGGCGTTGACGGATTCCTCCCAACAGCCCCAGTTTGCGGCGGCGGATACTGTGCTTGTGTTCGTTGCGCGCGCGGAGGCTGTACCTGATGACGCCGCGGAGATCCTGCCTGCGGATTATCTTGCGAGTGTCGAGAAGATCAAGGCTGCTGCTTCACCTGCAGCCTTGCGCGAGAATGCGTTGAAGGATGCAATGCTTGCCGCGGGTTTTGCCCTCGTTGCGGCGAGTGCGGAGGGGTTGGCGACCAGTCCGACGACGGGTTGGGATGAGGAGAAGGTGAAGGAGATCATCGGCCTGGGCGGCCGAGAGGATCGTGCCATTGGTTTGGTTGTAGCGATGGGACACCCGGCAGCAACCGCCAAGCACCCGGGGCGTCAGGCTTCACGTCGTGTGGAGGAGCGCTACAGCTAG
- the rpsH gene encoding 30S ribosomal protein S8, whose translation MTMTDPIADMLSRVRNANNAYHDTVSMPSSKLKVNIASILKSEGYIADYTVEDAKVGKTLTLELKYGRNRERSISGLRRVSKPGLRVYAKSTNLPKVLGGLGVAIISTSQGLLTDRQATEKGVGGEVLAYVW comes from the coding sequence ATGACCATGACTGATCCCATTGCCGACATGCTGTCGCGCGTGCGCAACGCAAACAATGCGTACCACGACACCGTGTCCATGCCCTCCTCCAAGCTGAAGGTCAACATCGCCTCCATCTTGAAGTCCGAAGGCTACATCGCTGATTACACCGTCGAAGACGCCAAGGTCGGCAAGACCCTGACTCTCGAGCTGAAGTACGGCCGTAACCGCGAACGCTCCATCTCTGGCCTACGCCGCGTCTCCAAGCCGGGTCTGCGCGTGTACGCCAAGTCCACCAACCTGCCGAAGGTTCTCGGCGGCCTGGGCGTGGCTATCATTTCCACCTCCCAGGGTCTGCTGACCGACCGTCAGGCTACCGAGAAGGGCGTAGGCGGAGAAGTTCTCGCCTACGTCTGGTAA
- the rplF gene encoding 50S ribosomal protein L6 — MSRIGKNPIAIPSGVEIKLDGQHVEVKGPKGTLSQDIPAPIVVAQQDNEIVVTRPDDNRKNRALHGLSRSLINNMVVGVTEGYTIKMEIFGVGYRVQAKGSNLEFSLGYSHPILIEAPEGISFAVDGNTKFSITGIDKQKVGQIAAIIRRLRKDDPYKGKGIRYEGEQIRRKVGKTGK; from the coding sequence ATGTCGCGTATCGGTAAGAACCCCATCGCAATCCCCAGCGGAGTTGAAATCAAGCTCGACGGCCAGCACGTCGAGGTCAAGGGCCCCAAGGGTACCTTGAGCCAGGACATCCCCGCCCCGATCGTCGTCGCACAGCAGGACAACGAAATCGTTGTCACCCGCCCCGACGACAACCGCAAGAACCGTGCACTCCACGGTCTGTCGCGCTCGCTGATCAACAACATGGTTGTTGGTGTCACCGAGGGCTACACCATCAAGATGGAAATCTTCGGTGTCGGTTACCGTGTCCAGGCCAAGGGCTCCAACCTGGAGTTCTCCCTGGGCTACAGCCACCCCATCCTGATCGAGGCTCCGGAAGGCATCAGCTTCGCAGTTGATGGCAACACCAAGTTCTCCATCACGGGTATCGACAAGCAAAAAGTCGGCCAGATCGCAGCTATCATCCGTCGTTTGCGCAAGGATGATCCTTACAAGGGTAAGGGCATCCGCTACGAGGGTGAGCAGATCCGCCGCAAGGTCGGAAAGACGGGTAAGTAA